In one window of Posidoniimonas corsicana DNA:
- a CDS encoding prepilin-type N-terminal cleavage/methylation domain-containing protein, whose protein sequence is MNSKRPATRTPQSAFTLVELLVVITIIGILIALLLPAINMARIAALRARISGDVNGVAESMEIFAGEVAGNAYPPDAITGAAGDSRVDATLKTAVLNDFKRYFKKCFPRHRESDALLAAIVGMGSGNANLEGGMSPAEAVIFWRQRFSSDERYPISGEGGPAFIADGDHPEDLSNRNWIARPNDARLGPKDASSFTGRFITYQEPFDRDGDGNADNLQINFWQYFPSGSTEPLVYFDASRGIRDIAHPGLANPLFTIKKFQAGAANVLELRSLRPANEGKFQVMHAGVDGEWGDNFEQLCFVPPIQLRTNPETPIASAAPSLVVYPDGPFNGDIGDTIVNFSENTTLENSQ, encoded by the coding sequence ATGAACTCAAAACGACCCGCAACCCGCACCCCGCAGTCCGCATTCACGCTGGTCGAGCTGCTGGTGGTGATCACCATCATCGGTATCTTGATCGCGCTGCTGCTGCCGGCGATCAACATGGCGCGGATCGCCGCCCTGCGGGCGCGCATCTCGGGCGACGTCAACGGCGTGGCCGAGTCGATGGAGATCTTCGCCGGTGAGGTCGCCGGCAACGCCTACCCGCCGGACGCGATCACCGGGGCCGCAGGCGACTCGCGCGTCGACGCCACGCTCAAGACCGCCGTGCTAAACGACTTCAAGCGGTACTTCAAGAAGTGCTTCCCACGCCACCGCGAGAGCGACGCGCTGCTCGCCGCGATCGTCGGCATGGGCAGCGGCAACGCCAACCTCGAGGGGGGCATGTCGCCGGCCGAGGCGGTCATCTTCTGGCGTCAGCGGTTCAGCAGCGACGAACGGTACCCAATCTCGGGCGAGGGGGGGCCGGCCTTTATCGCCGACGGCGACCACCCCGAGGACCTCTCCAACCGCAACTGGATCGCCCGGCCCAACGACGCACGGCTCGGTCCGAAGGACGCCTCCTCATTCACTGGACGATTTATCACCTACCAAGAGCCGTTCGACCGCGACGGCGATGGCAACGCCGATAATCTGCAGATCAACTTCTGGCAGTACTTCCCCTCCGGATCAACCGAGCCGCTCGTCTACTTCGACGCGTCGCGCGGCATCCGGGACATCGCCCACCCCGGCCTGGCGAACCCGCTGTTCACGATCAAGAAGTTCCAGGCCGGCGCCGCCAACGTGCTGGAACTGAGGTCGCTACGCCCGGCCAACGAGGGCAAGTTCCAGGTGATGCACGCCGGCGTCGACGGCGAGTGGGGAGACAACTTCGAGCAGCTCTGCTTCGTCCCGCCGATCCAGCTACGCACCAATCCAGAGACGCCGATCGCGTCGGCGGCGCCAAGCCTGGTGGTCTACCCCGACGGCCCCTTCAACGGCGATATCGGCGACACCATCGTCAACTTCTCTGAGAACACCACGCTGGAAAACTCGCAGTGA
- a CDS encoding type IV pilus twitching motility protein PilT, whose product MGTILIDKLLSAVVKQGASDLHITVGQPPVLRISGRMQKLKTKVLEPSDTMALMKSITPDRCQQEFQETGSTDFGFAFGDEARFRVSVFRQRGLCAMVLRQIPVDLWTMDQLGIPEIFKKLVMRPRGLILVTGPTGSGKSTSLAAMVDFINENVDHHIITIEDPIEFQHNHKKSTINQREVGTDVTSFAEAIRRALRQDPDVILVGEMRDLETIEAAITAAETGHIVFGTLHTSSAAGTINRIIDIFPTNQQEQIRTQLASSIIGIMCQQLLKKQGGGRVAAHEVLVVTPGIGNLIRENKIFRITSSIQTGAKHGMKLLDDHIFQHWQNGLVSQEDAIAKCNTPDELLKRMAAAERGMFDDPNAEPDED is encoded by the coding sequence ATGGGCACAATCCTCATCGATAAGCTGCTCTCTGCTGTGGTTAAGCAGGGGGCGAGCGACCTGCACATCACCGTCGGCCAGCCGCCGGTGCTGCGCATCAGCGGTCGCATGCAGAAGCTCAAGACGAAGGTCTTGGAGCCGAGCGACACCATGGCGCTGATGAAGAGCATCACGCCGGATCGGTGCCAGCAGGAATTCCAAGAGACCGGCTCCACCGACTTCGGCTTCGCCTTCGGCGACGAGGCCCGCTTCCGTGTGTCGGTGTTCCGCCAACGCGGCCTGTGCGCGATGGTGCTGCGGCAGATCCCGGTCGACCTGTGGACGATGGACCAGCTGGGCATCCCGGAGATCTTCAAGAAGCTGGTGATGCGGCCCCGCGGCCTGATCCTGGTGACCGGCCCGACCGGCTCGGGTAAGTCGACCTCGCTGGCGGCGATGGTCGACTTCATCAACGAGAACGTCGACCACCACATCATCACGATCGAAGACCCGATCGAGTTCCAGCACAACCACAAGAAATCGACCATCAACCAGCGCGAGGTCGGGACGGACGTCACCTCGTTCGCCGAGGCGATCCGCCGTGCGCTGCGACAGGACCCGGACGTGATCCTGGTCGGCGAGATGCGAGACCTCGAGACCATCGAGGCCGCCATCACCGCGGCCGAGACGGGCCACATCGTGTTCGGCACGCTGCACACCTCCAGCGCGGCGGGCACCATCAACCGCATCATCGACATCTTCCCGACCAACCAGCAGGAGCAGATCCGCACCCAGCTGGCCTCGTCGATCATTGGGATTATGTGTCAGCAGCTGCTCAAGAAGCAGGGCGGCGGGCGGGTCGCGGCCCACGAGGTGCTGGTCGTGACGCCGGGCATCGGCAACCTGATCCGCGAGAACAAGATCTTCCGCATCACCTCCAGCATCCAGACCGGCGCCAAGCACGGCATGAAGCTGCTGGACGACCACATCTTCCAGCACTGGCAGAACGGGCTGGTGAGCCAGGAGGACGCGATCGCCAAGTGCAACACCCCCGACGAGCTGCTCAAGCGGATGGCGGCCGCCGAGCGGGGCATGTTCGACGACCCCAACGCCGAGCCCGACGAAGACTAA
- a CDS encoding SDR family NAD(P)-dependent oxidoreductase, which translates to MASDDTFRLDGRVALVTGSTRGLGKQIAVDLAKGGAGVAMNYANSRETAEAAFADLQAVTDQCCLVQGDVTDAAEVERMCREVADQLGPIDVLVINATCAQPELPIEEYDWDFYQRMLDFFVKSPVLFTKACLPHMKEQGWGRIIHITSEVLAMANAPFSAYVAAKGGQTGLALSCARELADTGVTVNMIAPGWIPVERHADAPNEAKEGYKANVPAGRMGVPSDVSPAVRYLASNGSQFVTGQTISVNGGNSVLRSVVGETAHAFSVDGPA; encoded by the coding sequence ATGGCATCTGACGATACATTCCGACTCGATGGCCGCGTGGCCCTGGTCACCGGCAGCACCCGTGGCCTGGGCAAGCAGATCGCGGTCGACCTGGCCAAGGGCGGCGCGGGGGTGGCGATGAACTACGCCAACAGCCGCGAGACCGCCGAGGCCGCCTTCGCCGACCTGCAGGCCGTGACCGACCAGTGCTGCCTGGTGCAGGGCGACGTCACCGACGCGGCCGAGGTCGAGCGGATGTGCCGCGAGGTCGCCGACCAGCTCGGGCCGATCGACGTGCTGGTCATCAACGCCACGTGCGCCCAGCCGGAGCTGCCCATCGAGGAGTACGACTGGGACTTCTACCAGCGGATGCTCGACTTCTTCGTGAAGAGCCCCGTGCTGTTCACCAAGGCGTGCCTGCCGCACATGAAGGAGCAGGGCTGGGGCCGCATCATCCACATCACCAGCGAGGTGCTCGCGATGGCCAACGCGCCGTTCAGCGCGTACGTCGCGGCCAAGGGGGGCCAGACCGGTTTGGCGCTGAGCTGCGCCCGCGAGCTGGCCGACACCGGCGTGACGGTCAACATGATCGCCCCCGGCTGGATCCCGGTCGAACGGCACGCCGACGCCCCCAACGAGGCCAAGGAAGGCTACAAGGCGAATGTCCCGGCGGGGCGGATGGGCGTGCCGTCGGATGTCTCGCCGGCGGTGCGGTACCTGGCGAGCAACGGGTCGCAGTTTGTCACCGGTCAGACGATCTCCGTGAACGGCGGCAACAGCGTGCTGCGGAGCGTCGTCGGCGAGACCGCCCACGCGTTCAGCGTGGACGGCCCCGCTTGA
- a CDS encoding DUF2513 domain-containing protein, which produces MKRDLDLARQLLFDIEAHGPNCALSTLRAGATEAADESVRYQLRLLIDAQLVKEIDRNGAGVPCVRLTNAGHELLELARSDARWHDARRCVAEASGGESLTVIRAILTKWAVDAAARGDRYAHRWRRPVYHRIDRPRRYAGYLADRAVVDEDRVEVVRPRPERRGYRTRVEYGDWRERFDWRDAYDYDVYGPRGFEPAEYDSALDETSLGVSLPVYMV; this is translated from the coding sequence ATGAAACGCGACCTCGACCTGGCCCGCCAGCTGCTGTTCGATATCGAAGCCCACGGCCCCAACTGCGCGCTCAGCACGCTCCGCGCCGGCGCCACCGAGGCGGCCGACGAGAGCGTCCGCTACCAGCTCCGCCTGCTGATCGACGCGCAGCTAGTCAAGGAGATTGATCGCAACGGCGCCGGCGTGCCGTGCGTCCGCCTGACCAACGCCGGTCACGAGCTCCTGGAACTCGCCCGCAGCGACGCCCGCTGGCACGACGCGCGGCGGTGCGTGGCCGAGGCGTCTGGCGGCGAGTCGTTGACCGTGATCCGCGCGATCCTGACTAAGTGGGCGGTGGACGCCGCCGCGCGTGGCGACCGCTACGCCCACCGCTGGCGTCGGCCGGTCTACCACCGCATCGACCGCCCGCGCCGCTACGCCGGCTACCTGGCCGACCGCGCGGTAGTGGACGAGGACCGCGTCGAGGTGGTCCGCCCGCGCCCCGAACGCCGCGGCTACCGCACCCGCGTGGAGTACGGCGACTGGCGCGAACGCTTCGACTGGCGTGACGCCTACGACTACGACGTCTACGGGCCCCGTGGTTTCGAGCCCGCCGAGTACGACTCCGCGCTCGACGAGACGTCGCTTGGCGTCTCGCTGCCGGTGTACATGGTCTAA
- a CDS encoding DUF1501 domain-containing protein — MTAHKKQRDFCGRTRREFVWETGCGFGAAALTGMLAKDGLARTAGENPLAPEPPKVAGTAKSVIFLFMYGGPSHIDTFDYKPSMVGMDGKTIAVKTFGRGGHKNEGRIVEPRWKFQQRGECGKWVSDLYPHLGGCVDDIAFLHSMTAESPIHGSAMLMMNSGKLQSGSPAMGSWVNYGLGSVNENLPGFVVMLDETGGPISGAKNWASGYMPASYAGTVFRAEGSPINDLHLPGGVTRPMQRDVLDSLRRLNERHLAMRPDNTDLSSRISSYELAFKMQQEAPETVDLSQETEATREMYGLNDKETNPFGTRCLLARRMVERGVRFIQVYSGGAHNDDNWDAHGDLIKNHGRLAKATDQPIAALLKDLKQRGLLDETLVVWGGEFGRQPTAEYAVGTGRDHNSYGFTMWMAGGGIKGGISVGSTDEIGARAVEDPYHVKRLHATVLQQLGLDPNGLTYFFRGLDQKLVGVEHTEPIHEIIA, encoded by the coding sequence ATGACAGCGCACAAGAAACAACGCGACTTCTGCGGCCGCACCCGCCGCGAGTTTGTCTGGGAGACCGGCTGCGGCTTCGGCGCCGCGGCCCTGACCGGCATGCTCGCCAAGGACGGGCTGGCCCGCACCGCCGGCGAGAACCCGCTGGCGCCCGAGCCGCCGAAGGTCGCCGGCACGGCCAAGAGCGTGATCTTCCTGTTCATGTACGGCGGGCCGAGCCACATCGACACGTTCGACTACAAGCCGTCGATGGTCGGCATGGACGGCAAGACCATCGCCGTGAAGACCTTCGGCCGTGGCGGGCACAAAAACGAGGGCCGCATTGTCGAGCCGCGGTGGAAGTTCCAGCAGCGCGGCGAGTGTGGCAAGTGGGTCAGCGACCTCTACCCCCACCTGGGCGGCTGCGTCGACGACATCGCGTTCCTGCACTCCATGACCGCCGAGTCGCCGATCCACGGCTCGGCCATGCTGATGATGAACTCGGGCAAGCTGCAGAGCGGCAGCCCGGCGATGGGGTCGTGGGTCAACTATGGGCTGGGCAGCGTCAACGAGAACCTGCCCGGGTTCGTTGTGATGCTGGACGAGACCGGCGGCCCGATCAGCGGCGCCAAGAATTGGGCCAGCGGCTACATGCCGGCCAGCTACGCCGGCACGGTGTTCCGCGCCGAGGGCTCGCCGATCAACGACCTGCACCTGCCGGGCGGCGTGACCCGCCCCATGCAGCGGGACGTGCTCGACTCGCTCCGCCGGCTTAACGAACGGCACCTGGCGATGCGGCCCGACAACACGGACCTATCGTCGCGGATCTCGTCCTACGAGCTGGCCTTCAAGATGCAGCAGGAGGCGCCCGAAACGGTTGACCTCAGCCAAGAGACCGAGGCCACCCGCGAGATGTACGGCCTCAACGACAAGGAGACCAACCCGTTCGGCACGCGGTGCCTGCTCGCCCGGCGGATGGTGGAGCGGGGCGTGCGTTTCATCCAGGTCTACTCCGGCGGCGCCCACAACGACGACAACTGGGACGCGCACGGCGACCTGATCAAGAACCACGGCCGGCTGGCCAAGGCGACCGACCAGCCGATCGCCGCGCTGCTCAAGGACCTCAAGCAGCGCGGCCTGCTGGACGAGACCCTCGTCGTGTGGGGCGGGGAGTTCGGCCGCCAGCCCACCGCCGAGTACGCGGTGGGCACCGGCCGCGACCACAACTCCTACGGCTTCACCATGTGGATGGCCGGCGGCGGGATCAAGGGCGGCATCAGCGTCGGCTCGACCGACGAGATCGGCGCCCGCGCCGTGGAGGACCCGTACCACGTCAAGCGGCTGCACGCCACGGTGCTGCAGCAGCTGGGCCTGGACCCCAACGGGCTGACCTACTTCTTCCGTGGCCTGGATCAGAAGCTGGTGGGTGTTGAACACACCGAGCCGATCCACGAGATTATCGCGTAG
- a CDS encoding type II secretion system F family protein — protein sequence MPTFQFEAMDATGAEIKDVIDAPTEEEAQATIRQMGYFVTKISVKKSRKKAEAAGPAKKKRGFVFGGVKSKDLTAFTRQLSILQDAGLPILRSLRILSNQAKPGRLKYSLEDTCDEIEAGATLSEAMAKSPKCFDRLYVNMIKAGEAGGALELILQRLADFKERAESLKRKIKGAMIYPVIVVTVAVLILTGIMIWIVPAFKQIFTDFGLDLPAATVALIAIADWVKEYWYLIPTIPTSIWLGVKLIRKFKQGRIGWDQFANKVPIFGQLVEKNTLARTTRTLGTLVASGVPILEALNITRDTAGNASFERMYQKISDAIREGESIAKPMKENATMGLHPVTAFFWFAFVGGPIGLLIYMLKLRQPIVNDLVVNMVDVGEETGELDTMLYKVADVYDEEVAVLTDSLTKLMEPLLIIFLGGAVGFIVVALFIPLVSLIQNLSG from the coding sequence ATGCCAACTTTTCAGTTCGAAGCGATGGACGCCACGGGCGCCGAGATCAAAGACGTGATCGACGCGCCGACCGAGGAAGAAGCGCAGGCGACAATCCGGCAGATGGGCTACTTCGTGACCAAGATCTCGGTCAAGAAGAGCCGCAAGAAGGCCGAGGCGGCCGGCCCGGCCAAGAAGAAGCGGGGCTTTGTCTTCGGAGGCGTGAAGAGCAAGGACCTCACCGCGTTCACCCGGCAGCTCTCCATCCTGCAGGACGCCGGTCTGCCGATCCTCCGCAGCCTGCGGATCCTCTCCAACCAGGCCAAGCCGGGCCGGCTGAAGTACTCGCTCGAGGACACCTGCGACGAGATCGAGGCCGGCGCCACCCTCTCCGAGGCGATGGCCAAGAGCCCCAAGTGCTTCGACCGGTTGTACGTCAACATGATCAAGGCCGGCGAGGCCGGCGGCGCCCTGGAGCTCATCCTCCAGCGTCTGGCCGACTTCAAGGAGCGGGCCGAGTCGCTCAAGCGCAAGATCAAGGGCGCGATGATCTACCCGGTCATCGTGGTGACCGTGGCGGTGCTGATCCTGACCGGCATCATGATCTGGATCGTGCCCGCGTTTAAGCAGATCTTCACCGACTTCGGCCTCGACCTGCCGGCCGCCACGGTCGCGCTGATCGCGATCGCCGACTGGGTGAAGGAGTACTGGTACCTGATCCCGACCATCCCCACCAGCATCTGGCTGGGCGTCAAGCTGATCCGCAAGTTCAAGCAGGGCCGCATCGGCTGGGACCAGTTCGCCAACAAGGTGCCCATCTTCGGGCAGCTGGTTGAGAAGAACACGCTGGCCCGCACCACGCGGACGCTGGGCACGCTGGTGGCCAGCGGCGTCCCGATCCTCGAGGCGCTCAACATCACCCGCGACACGGCCGGCAACGCGTCGTTCGAGCGGATGTACCAGAAGATCTCCGACGCGATCCGCGAGGGCGAGTCGATCGCCAAGCCAATGAAAGAGAACGCCACGATGGGCCTGCACCCGGTCACGGCGTTCTTCTGGTTCGCGTTCGTCGGCGGGCCGATCGGCCTGCTGATCTACATGCTCAAGCTGCGGCAGCCCATCGTGAACGACCTGGTCGTGAACATGGTGGACGTCGGCGAGGAGACCGGCGAGCTCGACACCATGCTCTACAAGGTGGCCGACGTGTACGACGAGGAGGTCGCGGTGCTGACCGACAGCCTCACCAAGCTGATGGAGCCGCTGCTCATTATCTTCCTGGGCGGCGCGGTCGGCTTTATCGTCGTCGCGTTGTTCATCCCGCTGGTCAGCCTGATCCAGAACCTGTCCGGCTAG
- a CDS encoding GspE/PulE family protein, which produces MAMRRLGQILVDMGFITDEQLELIVDEQKQHHGQLIGRVAMDMGLINEDQLVQALAEQMSLQTVSAHEVTIEKDVLGMVTEPMAQMYRIIPIAFENDTLTVAMCDPQNLSVQDELRTFLGCQIRVVVSSEPSINAALERYYGENTESVESLVESLEDDTELAAAAAALEAEGPIDLTSVEALADSAPVRKLLNMVLLLAIKDHASDLHFEPFEDEFRIRIKADGVLYEMVPPPRHLAFAITTRIKVMANLDIAERRLPQDGRIELTVGGHPVDLRVSVLPTMFGESVVMRVLDRSVVSLDLANVGLDDDTMAKFRQVIRKPNGICLVTGPTGSGKTTTLYSALSELNTVEDKLITTEDPVEYDIDGIVQVPIDSSIGNTFASCLRAILRQDPDKILVGEIRDLETAEIAVQASLTGHLVFSTLHTNDAPSTITRLKDMGVPTFLITATVEAILAQRLVRRVCKQCREVHEPSQEVLDDLELTAADVADKKFYRGAGCELCNNTGYKGRAGLFELMIMTPELGDLIMENAQTEEIRNLAEKQGMVTLRKAGLAAAFSGVTSCEEVIRETILEA; this is translated from the coding sequence ATGGCAATGCGGCGTCTTGGCCAGATCCTGGTCGACATGGGATTTATCACCGACGAGCAGCTCGAGCTGATCGTCGATGAGCAGAAGCAGCACCACGGTCAGCTGATCGGCCGGGTCGCCATGGACATGGGCCTGATCAACGAGGATCAGCTCGTCCAGGCGCTCGCCGAGCAGATGTCGCTGCAGACGGTCTCAGCTCACGAGGTGACCATCGAGAAGGACGTGCTCGGCATGGTGACCGAGCCGATGGCGCAGATGTACCGCATCATCCCCATCGCCTTTGAGAACGACACCCTCACGGTCGCGATGTGCGACCCGCAGAACCTGAGCGTGCAGGACGAGCTCCGCACGTTCTTGGGCTGCCAGATCCGGGTGGTGGTCTCGAGCGAGCCGTCGATCAACGCCGCGCTCGAGCGCTACTACGGAGAGAACACCGAGAGCGTCGAGAGCCTGGTGGAGAGCCTCGAGGACGACACCGAGCTGGCCGCCGCCGCCGCCGCGCTCGAGGCCGAGGGCCCGATCGACCTGACCAGCGTCGAGGCGTTGGCCGACAGCGCCCCGGTCCGCAAGCTGCTGAACATGGTGCTGCTGCTGGCCATCAAGGACCACGCCAGCGACCTCCACTTCGAGCCGTTCGAGGACGAGTTCCGCATCCGCATCAAGGCGGACGGCGTGCTGTACGAGATGGTCCCGCCGCCCCGCCACCTGGCGTTCGCCATCACCACCCGCATCAAGGTGATGGCCAACCTCGACATCGCCGAGCGGCGCCTGCCGCAGGACGGCCGCATCGAGCTCACCGTCGGCGGCCACCCGGTCGACCTCCGCGTCAGCGTGCTGCCCACCATGTTCGGCGAGAGCGTGGTCATGCGGGTGCTCGACCGCTCGGTCGTCTCGCTCGACCTCGCCAACGTCGGGCTGGACGATGACACCATGGCCAAGTTCCGCCAGGTGATCCGCAAGCCCAACGGCATCTGCCTGGTGACCGGCCCCACCGGCTCCGGCAAGACCACCACGCTCTACTCGGCGCTGAGCGAGCTCAACACGGTCGAGGACAAGCTGATCACCACCGAGGACCCGGTCGAGTACGACATCGACGGCATCGTGCAGGTGCCGATCGACTCGTCGATCGGCAACACGTTCGCGTCGTGCCTGCGGGCCATCCTGCGTCAGGACCCGGACAAGATCCTGGTGGGCGAGATCCGCGACCTCGAGACCGCCGAGATCGCGGTCCAGGCCTCGCTGACCGGCCACCTGGTGTTCAGCACGCTGCACACCAACGACGCGCCCAGCACCATCACCCGCCTGAAGGACATGGGCGTGCCGACGTTCCTGATCACCGCCACGGTCGAGGCGATCCTCGCCCAGCGGCTGGTCCGCCGCGTCTGCAAGCAGTGCCGCGAGGTGCACGAGCCGTCGCAGGAGGTGCTGGACGACCTGGAGCTGACCGCCGCCGACGTGGCCGACAAGAAGTTCTACCGCGGCGCCGGCTGCGAGCTCTGCAACAACACCGGCTACAAGGGCCGCGCCGGCCTGTTCGAGCTGATGATCATGACCCCCGAGCTGGGCGACCTGATCATGGAGAACGCCCAGACCGAGGAGATCCGCAACCTGGCCGAGAAGCAGGGCATGGTCACGCTCCGCAAGGCCGGCCTGGCGGCCGCCTTCTCCGGCGTCACGAGCTGCGAGGAAGTCATCCGCGAGACCATCCTGGAAGCCTAA
- a CDS encoding GspE/PulE family protein, whose product MNLGDFLIDKGLISQEQLSEAKGIAKGKGDKVQDVLVELGYVSAEQVMQALADLNHYEFFDLRDVPIPPSVVELVPESVARENFIIPLAEEDDALKVLVSDPNDIETIDKLQFILNRKINIALATKESIVEAINRNYGQMGDESADSMLQEFTDTAIDFTETETESDEEDDDVDEASAPIVRLVQLMISEAVQLRASDIHVEPFEDRVRIRYRIDGVLVERDSPPRRLLGALLSRIKILAKMDIAERRRTQDGRIKITAGGKELDLRVSMLPTNHGQSCVMRLLDKDNIKVGVRQLGLSEKDFATFRNLIRRPNGILLVTGPTGSGKTTTLYAAMNELNRPDRKIITAEDPVEYYLPGINQVEVKHSIGLDFAMIIRAMLRQAPNVILVGEMRDYETASMGIQASLTGHLVFSTLHTNDAPGAVTRMVDMGVPAYLVAGSVVAVMAQRLVRVVCSKCKQPYTPTDNELAAAGITPEMAASATFMKGRGCNHCGGGGYRGRIGVYELMLMTSAIRELAFKGASTQEIKKVAIKNGMTTLYDDAVSKVLSGITTLEEVFRVTKKD is encoded by the coding sequence ATGAACCTCGGTGACTTCCTTATTGACAAGGGCTTGATCAGCCAGGAGCAGCTGTCCGAGGCCAAGGGCATCGCCAAGGGCAAGGGCGACAAGGTCCAGGACGTGCTGGTGGAGCTGGGTTACGTCTCGGCCGAGCAGGTGATGCAGGCGCTGGCGGACCTGAACCACTACGAGTTCTTCGACCTGCGGGACGTGCCGATCCCCCCGTCCGTGGTGGAACTGGTGCCCGAGTCGGTCGCCCGTGAGAACTTCATCATCCCGCTCGCCGAGGAGGATGACGCCCTCAAGGTGCTGGTCAGCGACCCCAACGACATCGAGACCATCGACAAGCTGCAGTTCATCCTGAACCGCAAGATCAACATCGCGCTCGCCACGAAAGAAAGCATCGTCGAGGCGATTAACCGCAACTACGGCCAGATGGGCGACGAGTCGGCCGACTCGATGCTGCAGGAGTTCACCGACACCGCGATCGACTTCACCGAAACCGAGACCGAGTCGGACGAGGAAGACGACGACGTCGACGAGGCCAGCGCCCCGATCGTCCGCCTGGTCCAGCTAATGATCTCCGAGGCGGTGCAGCTGCGGGCCTCCGATATTCACGTGGAGCCATTCGAGGACCGCGTGCGGATCCGCTACCGGATCGACGGCGTGCTGGTGGAGCGTGACAGCCCGCCCCGCCGCCTGCTGGGCGCCCTGCTGTCCCGCATCAAGATCTTGGCCAAGATGGACATCGCCGAGCGGCGGCGCACCCAGGACGGCCGCATCAAGATCACCGCTGGCGGTAAGGAGCTCGACCTGCGGGTCAGCATGCTGCCGACCAACCACGGCCAGAGCTGCGTGATGCGGCTGCTGGACAAGGACAACATCAAGGTTGGCGTGCGGCAGCTCGGCCTCTCGGAGAAAGACTTTGCGACGTTCCGCAACCTAATCCGGCGCCCCAACGGCATCCTGCTGGTGACCGGGCCCACTGGTTCCGGAAAGACCACCACCCTGTACGCGGCGATGAACGAGCTCAACCGGCCCGACCGGAAGATCATCACCGCCGAGGACCCGGTCGAGTACTACCTGCCAGGCATCAATCAGGTCGAGGTGAAGCACAGCATCGGGCTCGACTTCGCGATGATCATCCGGGCGATGCTGCGGCAGGCACCGAACGTCATCCTGGTGGGTGAGATGCGAGATTACGAGACCGCATCGATGGGTATCCAGGCCTCACTTACTGGACACTTGGTTTTCAGTACGCTGCACACGAACGATGCGCCCGGCGCCGTGACGCGAATGGTCGACATGGGCGTCCCCGCCTACCTGGTGGCAGGAAGTGTCGTGGCGGTTATGGCCCAACGTTTGGTCCGCGTCGTTTGCTCAAAGTGTAAACAACCGTACACCCCAACCGACAACGAACTTGCGGCTGCTGGCATCACGCCAGAGATGGCCGCGTCGGCCACCTTCATGAAGGGGCGGGGGTGCAATCACTGCGGCGGCGGCGGCTACCGCGGTCGTATCGGCGTGTACGAGTTGATGCTCATGACCTCCGCGATCCGGGAGCTGGCGTTCAAGGGCGCGTCCACCCAGGAGATCAAGAAGGTTGCCATAAAGAACGGCATGACAACCCTTTACGACGACGCGGTCAGCAAGGTGCTGAGCGGCATCACGACCCTCGAAGAGGTGTTCCGCGTCACCAAAAAGGACTAA